From Enterococcus wangshanyuanii, the proteins below share one genomic window:
- the hisH gene encoding imidazole glycerol phosphate synthase subunit HisH yields the protein MIIIIDYDTGNTRNVQKALNHVGLENKISADPQEILAAEGLILPGVGAFSLAMKELTERGLVDVIKEAAQRGTPILGVCLGMQLLLEGSMENGFTEGLGLIEGICERLPEDPAMPVPHMGWNELVVINDTPLTKEVHGKYVYFVHSYYADCEPDVIDAFVQYSIKVPAMISKGNIFGTQFHPEKSSDEGLTILQGFKEVIIDARITSD from the coding sequence ATGATCATTATCATTGATTACGATACGGGAAATACACGAAATGTTCAAAAAGCCTTAAATCATGTAGGACTTGAAAATAAAATTTCTGCAGATCCACAAGAAATTTTAGCTGCAGAAGGACTGATTTTACCGGGTGTGGGTGCTTTTTCTTTAGCGATGAAGGAATTAACAGAGCGCGGATTGGTAGACGTGATCAAAGAAGCTGCTCAACGGGGAACGCCAATCTTAGGTGTATGTTTAGGGATGCAGCTATTATTAGAGGGCAGTATGGAAAATGGGTTTACAGAAGGCTTAGGATTGATCGAAGGCATCTGTGAGCGACTGCCGGAAGATCCTGCAATGCCAGTTCCGCATATGGGATGGAATGAATTGGTCGTGATAAATGACACACCACTCACAAAAGAAGTACATGGGAAATATGTTTATTTTGTTCACTCTTATTATGCTGATTGTGAACCGGATGTCATTGATGCGTTTGTACAATACTCAATCAAAGTACCTGCGATGATTTCAAAAGGAAATATTTTTGGCACACAGTTTCATCCGGAAAAAAGTAGTGATGAAGGATTGACCATTTTACAAGGGTTTAAGGAGGTTATTATTGATGCACGTATTACCAGCGATTGA
- the hisA gene encoding 1-(5-phosphoribosyl)-5-[(5-phosphoribosylamino)methylideneamino]imidazole-4-carboxamide isomerase — translation MHVLPAIDIREGKAVRLVQGDFSKKTIVNEDPLAQVNEFHKAGIPMIHVVDLDGALLGQAANASLIQQMKESTGIKIEVGGGIRTLQQIDEYAALGIDRMIIGSAALTDPDLVKSAVEKYGDKIAVGIDAKEGRVAVSGWLDVSETDYLQLAKEMAAIGVQTIIYTDIAKDGTLTGPTLEHYQELKKAVPQMKLIASGGVSCKKDLTDLAELDLYGAIVGKAFYNGAITLTDMLEVENSAD, via the coding sequence ATGCACGTATTACCAGCGATTGATATTCGTGAAGGAAAAGCAGTTCGGTTAGTCCAGGGAGATTTTTCAAAGAAAACGATCGTAAATGAAGACCCATTAGCTCAAGTCAACGAATTTCACAAGGCTGGTATCCCGATGATCCACGTCGTGGATTTGGACGGGGCATTATTGGGACAGGCTGCAAATGCTTCATTGATTCAGCAAATGAAAGAAAGCACAGGGATCAAAATTGAAGTTGGCGGAGGTATTCGGACATTACAGCAAATTGATGAGTATGCAGCGCTAGGGATCGATCGAATGATCATTGGATCTGCTGCATTGACTGATCCAGACTTAGTCAAATCAGCGGTTGAAAAGTATGGCGATAAAATTGCAGTAGGGATCGATGCGAAAGAAGGGCGAGTTGCAGTCAGCGGCTGGCTGGATGTCAGTGAAACAGACTATTTACAATTAGCAAAAGAAATGGCTGCAATCGGTGTTCAGACGATCATTTACACCGACATCGCAAAAGATGGCACCTTGACAGGACCAACGCTCGAACACTACCAAGAACTAAAAAAAGCAGTGCCGCAGATGAAGCTTATTGCTTCCGGCGGTGTGAGTTGTAAAAAAGATTTGACTGATTTAGCAGAGTTGGATCTTTACGGAGCAATTGTGGGAAAAGCATTTTATAATGGGGCGATCACATTGACAGACATGCTGGAGGTGGAAAATAGTGCTGACTAA
- the hisB gene encoding imidazoleglycerol-phosphate dehydratase HisB: MRTAALNRSTAETKIELSLNLDQQEPVNIQTGVGFFDHMLTLFARHSRISLEVNVNGDLEVDSHHTVEDVGIVLGQCIKDALGDKRGINRYGTSFVPMDETLGMASLDLSGRSFLVFDADFDNPKLGAFDTELTEEFFQALAFNTQMNLHLKILHGKNTHHKIEALFKATGRALREAITENPEIQGVNSTKGIL; encoded by the coding sequence ATGAGAACAGCAGCATTAAACAGAAGCACTGCAGAAACAAAGATCGAATTAAGCTTGAATTTGGATCAGCAAGAACCCGTAAATATTCAAACGGGTGTTGGTTTTTTTGATCACATGCTGACATTGTTTGCTCGTCACAGTAGAATCTCTTTAGAAGTTAACGTGAATGGTGATTTGGAGGTAGACAGCCATCATACTGTAGAAGATGTAGGGATTGTTTTGGGTCAATGTATAAAGGATGCGTTAGGAGATAAAAGAGGGATAAATCGTTATGGAACAAGCTTTGTACCGATGGACGAAACATTGGGAATGGCTTCACTGGATTTGAGCGGCCGTTCATTTTTAGTGTTTGATGCAGACTTTGATAATCCTAAATTAGGCGCATTCGATACAGAATTGACTGAAGAATTTTTTCAGGCGCTGGCTTTCAACACACAAATGAATCTACATTTAAAAATTCTGCATGGGAAAAATACACATCATAAAATCGAAGCATTGTTCAAAGCAACGGGTCGCGCGTTACGAGAAGCGATAACAGAAAATCCGGAGATCCAGGGAGTCAACTCCACGAAAGGAATTTTGTAG
- a CDS encoding SAM-dependent methyltransferase: protein MPEKQIVDYFNEPKQYEKSEREFWLDPYISKQLLKAHLDQTNDGASRKLSVINRSVDWLNEVVPVAEFKRVIDLSCGPGLYPERLAKKKYDVTAIDFSKNSIDYARSAAEEQGLTIDYRCESYLSWKEQEQYDLALLIYCDYGALSPEDRKLLFENIYTSLKRGGKLILDVFSLQKLTNFQSENSWTLHDSDGFWSTGKHVVVTRNKKYDHGVTLEQTILLKEDDTIMNFNIWHQYFDLQKITSELEEASFEIVTYYADVCGNKYTEQSETICVIAEKKR, encoded by the coding sequence ATGCCAGAAAAGCAAATAGTTGATTACTTTAATGAACCTAAACAATATGAAAAAAGTGAACGAGAATTTTGGCTAGATCCCTATATTTCCAAGCAGCTATTAAAAGCTCATTTAGATCAGACGAATGATGGCGCAAGCAGAAAACTTTCGGTGATTAATCGATCAGTTGACTGGCTAAATGAAGTTGTTCCAGTTGCTGAGTTTAAGAGAGTCATTGATTTAAGTTGTGGACCTGGACTTTATCCAGAACGTTTAGCAAAAAAGAAGTACGATGTGACTGCGATCGATTTCTCTAAAAATTCAATTGATTATGCAAGATCAGCTGCTGAAGAGCAGGGCTTGACCATCGATTATAGATGTGAAAGTTATCTTTCGTGGAAAGAACAGGAGCAGTATGATTTAGCTTTACTTATTTATTGTGATTATGGTGCGTTATCGCCAGAGGACCGAAAATTATTGTTTGAAAATATCTATACTTCTTTAAAACGTGGAGGAAAGTTGATTTTAGATGTTTTTTCACTACAAAAACTAACTAATTTTCAATCTGAAAACAGTTGGACACTTCATGATAGTGATGGTTTTTGGTCAACGGGTAAACATGTTGTGGTAACAAGAAATAAAAAATACGATCATGGTGTTACTTTGGAACAGACGATTCTGTTGAAAGAAGACGACACGATAATGAACTTTAATATTTGGCATCAATATTTTGATTTACAAAAAATCACAAGTGAATTAGAAGAAGCCTCTTTTGAAATCGTTACTTATTATGCCGATGTCTGTGGAAATAAATATACAGAACAAAGCGAGACGATCTGTGTGATTGCAGAGAAAAAGAGATAG
- a CDS encoding DUF4828 domain-containing protein, protein MKKHWSLFLGASLITGIAGSLFLKKQQEKQQTSTSIPNLYKSYIGRWWFVNKQKAIQHTLSIEEDLQISIDGKNVNYSLIELTSKRLVAQDEYGYHLIVQCINDEPASLYDEADDATYVLESAS, encoded by the coding sequence ATGAAAAAACACTGGTCATTATTTTTAGGCGCATCACTTATTACTGGAATCGCAGGCTCGTTGTTTTTGAAAAAGCAACAAGAAAAACAACAAACTAGCACTAGTATTCCTAATTTATATAAAAGTTATATCGGTAGATGGTGGTTCGTCAACAAACAAAAAGCAATACAGCATACATTGAGTATCGAAGAAGATTTACAAATCAGCATTGATGGAAAAAATGTAAATTATAGCTTGATCGAATTAACAAGTAAGCGCTTAGTTGCCCAAGATGAATATGGGTATCATTTGATCGTCCAATGCATCAATGATGAGCCTGCGTCTTTGTATGATGAAGCGGATGATGCGACGTATGTTTTAGAGTCAGCATCTTAG
- the hisG gene encoding ATP phosphoribosyltransferase, with the protein MTKLTIALTKGRLEKQTLALFEKAGIDISFMMDKQRKLIFDSPDRRFTFLLVKAADVTTYVRHGVADIGIVGKDVLLENPFGYYEMLDLGIGKCKFSVASIPDYQPNDYKRKRIATKYPTVASEHFRAKGEDVEIIKIEGSVEIAPVLGLADAIVDIVETGTTLKENGLEIFEDICPVSARVIVNKAKLKRKRQAIFQLFTELETVIEREEQ; encoded by the coding sequence ATGACTAAACTAACGATTGCCTTGACCAAAGGACGATTAGAGAAGCAAACGCTGGCACTTTTTGAAAAAGCCGGGATCGATATTTCATTTATGATGGACAAACAACGGAAATTGATTTTCGACAGTCCTGATCGACGCTTTACTTTTTTATTAGTGAAAGCAGCGGATGTGACGACCTATGTTCGTCATGGGGTGGCAGATATTGGGATCGTCGGGAAAGACGTCTTGCTGGAAAATCCCTTTGGGTATTATGAAATGCTGGATCTTGGGATCGGAAAATGCAAATTTTCTGTTGCTTCAATACCAGATTATCAGCCGAATGATTATAAAAGAAAACGGATCGCTACAAAATATCCAACTGTTGCTTCTGAACATTTTCGAGCGAAGGGCGAAGATGTTGAAATCATCAAAATCGAAGGTTCTGTCGAAATCGCGCCTGTTTTAGGGTTGGCGGATGCAATCGTTGATATCGTTGAAACAGGGACAACACTAAAGGAAAATGGGTTGGAAATTTTTGAAGATATTTGCCCTGTTTCTGCACGTGTAATCGTCAATAAAGCAAAGTTAAAACGAAAACGTCAAGCAATTTTTCAATTATTTACAGAGCTGGAAACGGTTATTGAAAGAGAGGAGCAATGA
- the hisI gene encoding phosphoribosyl-AMP cyclohydrolase translates to MKPDFSKGLVPAIIVEESSKDILMLAYMNEESYQKTLETRTTWFYSRSRQKLWNKGETSGHQQKVKGIVLDCDQDTLLITVEQTGPACHTGAHSCFYNVIR, encoded by the coding sequence ATGAAGCCGGATTTTTCTAAAGGATTAGTCCCAGCAATCATTGTTGAAGAAAGCAGCAAGGATATTTTAATGCTGGCCTACATGAATGAAGAAAGTTACCAGAAAACACTTGAAACCAGAACGACTTGGTTCTATTCTCGTTCGCGGCAAAAGCTATGGAACAAAGGTGAGACAAGCGGACATCAGCAAAAGGTCAAAGGAATCGTACTGGATTGCGATCAAGATACATTGTTGATCACTGTAGAACAGACCGGACCTGCTTGTCATACAGGCGCTCATAGCTGTTTTTATAATGTGATTCGTTGA
- the hisD gene encoding histidinol dehydrogenase, whose amino-acid sequence MKRLKGEGSDILTALQREHTQVQNDTLDVEAQVETIIKEVAQYGDQALRRYSSQFDHVELTELEVSKDTIEQGYIRVEKEVIDSLKKAKENIISYHEKQKQHDFMDTEKSGVIRGQLVLPLERVGVYVPGGTAAYPSSVLMNVLPAKIAGVKEIVMVTPPTSSGIPDVILAAAKIAGVDRIFQVGGAQAVAALAHGTTSIPKVDKIVGPGNIYVATAKKQVFGLVGIDMIAGPSEIGILADETANPVYIAADLLSQAEHDVLARAILVTTSERLADQVEKEVYKQLQTLPRRKIAEQSIENKGQIIIVPTIEAMFTVMNEIAPEHLEVQLPDPMSYLHEIKNAGSIFLGAYACEPVGDYFSGTNHVLPTSGTAKFYSPLGVYDFVKYSQVTYYTKEALANAKDAVTILARKEGLEAHARAIDYRFE is encoded by the coding sequence ATGAAAAGATTAAAAGGAGAAGGATCTGACATTTTAACAGCATTGCAACGTGAGCATACGCAAGTGCAAAATGATACACTGGATGTAGAAGCACAAGTTGAAACGATCATTAAAGAAGTTGCACAATATGGGGATCAGGCACTTAGACGTTATTCTAGCCAATTTGACCACGTCGAACTAACGGAGCTGGAGGTTAGTAAAGATACGATCGAACAAGGCTATATTCGTGTAGAAAAAGAAGTGATCGACAGCTTAAAAAAGGCTAAAGAAAATATCATCAGCTACCATGAAAAGCAAAAACAACATGATTTTATGGATACTGAGAAGTCTGGTGTGATACGCGGACAATTGGTTTTACCTTTAGAACGGGTAGGCGTTTATGTACCTGGTGGAACAGCGGCGTATCCTTCTTCTGTATTAATGAATGTGCTGCCGGCAAAAATCGCTGGAGTAAAGGAAATCGTCATGGTCACGCCGCCGACAAGCTCGGGTATTCCGGATGTGATCTTAGCAGCAGCGAAGATCGCAGGAGTCGATCGGATTTTTCAAGTTGGGGGCGCACAAGCCGTAGCTGCATTAGCTCATGGAACAACAAGTATTCCTAAAGTAGATAAAATCGTCGGACCGGGAAATATCTATGTGGCGACCGCTAAAAAACAAGTATTTGGCTTAGTCGGTATCGATATGATCGCAGGTCCTTCTGAAATCGGAATTTTGGCAGATGAAACAGCGAATCCAGTGTATATAGCAGCCGATCTACTTTCTCAAGCAGAACACGATGTTTTAGCGAGAGCGATTTTGGTGACGACTTCTGAACGATTGGCAGATCAAGTAGAAAAAGAAGTTTATAAACAATTACAAACACTCCCTCGTAGAAAGATTGCCGAGCAGTCTATTGAAAACAAGGGTCAAATTATTATCGTTCCTACAATTGAAGCAATGTTTACCGTCATGAACGAGATCGCTCCAGAGCATTTGGAAGTTCAGCTTCCTGATCCGATGAGCTATTTACATGAAATAAAAAATGCAGGCTCAATCTTTTTAGGTGCGTATGCCTGTGAACCGGTGGGTGACTATTTTTCCGGCACTAATCATGTGTTGCCGACAAGCGGAACAGCAAAATTTTATTCGCCTTTAGGGGTCTATGATTTCGTAAAATATAGTCAGGTGACATACTATACAAAAGAGGCGTTAGCGAATGCGAAAGATGCAGTGACTATTTTAGCTAGAAAAGAAGGACTGGAAGCTCATGCCCGCGCCATTGATTATCGTTTTGAATAA
- the hisF gene encoding imidazole glycerol phosphate synthase subunit HisF: MLTKRIIPCLDVTDGRVVKGINFVDLKDVGDPVDIARVYNDQGADELVFLDITATSDERKTMVDVVERTAAEVFIPLTVGGGIRSVSDMKQLLQAGADKISLNSAAISRPALIQEGAEKFGSQCIVVAIDAKKNGDAWHVFVKGGREDTGLDAVDWAKKAVALGAGEILLTSMDADGTKKGYDLALNQAICEAVNVPVIASGGCGDAEDIVEVFKETTVSAALAASIFHYGEVKIPTLKETLRDNGVEVRR; this comes from the coding sequence GTGCTGACTAAACGAATCATCCCTTGCTTGGATGTAACTGACGGACGAGTGGTAAAAGGGATCAATTTTGTTGATCTTAAAGATGTTGGCGATCCAGTTGATATTGCCAGAGTATACAATGACCAAGGGGCAGATGAACTTGTCTTTTTAGATATCACGGCTACTAGTGATGAACGGAAAACGATGGTCGATGTTGTGGAAAGAACAGCAGCCGAAGTATTTATCCCTTTAACAGTTGGCGGGGGAATTCGCTCCGTTTCAGACATGAAACAGCTACTACAAGCAGGTGCTGATAAAATATCTCTTAATTCAGCAGCGATCAGTCGGCCTGCTTTGATTCAAGAAGGGGCTGAAAAATTCGGCTCTCAGTGCATCGTAGTGGCGATCGATGCGAAAAAAAACGGAGATGCTTGGCATGTTTTTGTAAAGGGTGGTCGTGAGGATACTGGATTGGATGCGGTAGACTGGGCTAAAAAGGCAGTTGCTTTAGGTGCCGGAGAAATTTTACTGACAAGTATGGATGCGGATGGTACTAAAAAAGGCTATGATCTTGCTTTAAATCAAGCGATTTGTGAAGCTGTTAATGTTCCTGTCATCGCTTCTGGCGGCTGTGGAGATGCTGAAGATATTGTAGAAGTCTTTAAAGAGACTACAGTTTCAGCAGCTTTAGCTGCAAGTATTTTCCATTACGGTGAGGTCAAAATACCAACCTTAAAAGAAACACTAAGAGACAATGGAGTGGAGGTGCGCCGATGA
- a CDS encoding Gfo/Idh/MocA family protein, whose protein sequence is MIHLGIIGTNWISHQFVKAALETNRYDLTAVYSRKLETAQKFGEEYGDVEYATDLKTFFGIAHMDTVYIASPNSLHFEQAKQGILAGKNVIVEKPAFSTPEEMAEIIELANQQKVFFFEAARNVHEKSFKKIADLLPLKNQIMGANFTYMKYSSRYDQVLAGQEPNIFSPHFSGGAIADLGVYLVYAAVGWFGLPNESHYFARKLPTGVDGMGTAILRYDLFDVTLQTGKNADAFLDSEIYFEGGTLILDSVNAISKAEFHDRNHQERDILSITTEENPMIEEAHDFADVLENPNDPVQGVRYEEWVELSRNVNKVLTTLRKSAGIVFDADKE, encoded by the coding sequence ATGATTCACTTAGGTATTATTGGAACAAACTGGATAAGCCATCAATTTGTCAAAGCAGCATTGGAAACAAACCGTTACGATTTAACAGCGGTTTATTCACGCAAATTAGAAACGGCACAAAAATTTGGAGAAGAGTACGGTGATGTAGAGTACGCGACTGATCTGAAAACGTTCTTCGGTATCGCACACATGGATACCGTCTATATTGCTTCACCAAATTCCCTACATTTTGAACAAGCAAAACAAGGAATTTTAGCAGGGAAAAATGTGATCGTCGAAAAACCAGCCTTTTCTACACCAGAAGAAATGGCTGAAATCATTGAATTAGCGAATCAACAAAAGGTCTTTTTCTTTGAAGCTGCTCGAAATGTTCATGAAAAAAGCTTCAAGAAAATTGCAGACCTATTACCGCTTAAAAACCAAATCATGGGTGCAAACTTTACCTATATGAAATACTCTTCCCGTTATGACCAAGTATTGGCTGGACAAGAACCAAATATCTTTTCTCCGCATTTTTCTGGCGGAGCAATCGCTGATTTAGGCGTGTATCTTGTTTATGCGGCAGTTGGCTGGTTTGGTTTACCGAATGAAAGTCATTATTTTGCTCGTAAGCTGCCGACAGGAGTTGACGGTATGGGTACAGCGATTCTACGTTACGATTTGTTTGATGTGACGCTGCAAACAGGGAAGAATGCTGATGCCTTCTTAGATTCTGAAATTTATTTTGAAGGCGGCACATTGATCTTAGATAGTGTGAATGCAATCAGTAAAGCTGAATTTCATGATCGTAACCACCAAGAAAGAGACATCCTCTCGATTACGACAGAAGAAAATCCAATGATCGAAGAAGCACACGATTTTGCAGATGTTCTCGAAAATCCCAACGATCCAGTTCAAGGCGTCCGTTATGAAGAATGGGTCGAATTATCCCGCAATGTCAATAAAGTATTAACAACCTTAAGAAAAAGTGCCGGCATCGTTTTTGATGCAGATAAAGAATAA
- the hisE gene encoding phosphoribosyl-ATP diphosphatase, translated as MIEQLYEEILLRKKEPKTGSYTNYLFDQGLDKILKKVGEEATEVVIAAKNDQAELIAETSDLIYHMLVLLAEKEIPLKAIEQELKSREGLLSKTEERKPIDRL; from the coding sequence ATGATCGAACAATTATATGAAGAAATTCTTTTACGAAAAAAAGAACCCAAAACTGGCTCATATACAAATTATTTATTTGATCAAGGTTTAGATAAGATTCTCAAAAAAGTTGGAGAAGAAGCAACTGAGGTGGTCATTGCAGCAAAAAATGATCAAGCAGAATTAATTGCAGAAACCTCAGATTTGATTTATCACATGCTAGTCTTACTGGCAGAAAAGGAAATTCCATTAAAAGCCATTGAACAAGAATTAAAAAGCCGAGAGGGTCTGTTAAGTAAGACTGAAGAGAGAAAACCAATCGACAGGCTTTAA
- a CDS encoding DEAD/DEAH box helicase: MTFIQNTPEAWQEHWQASGFSEPSIIQERSFEPLKEKQNVLGISPTGSGKTLAYVLPLLLNVEKDQGSQLLILAPSQELAMQISQVARDWASLLQLKTQLLIGGANVSRQVEKLKKKPEILVGTPGRVLELIKAKKIKSHLLQTIVMDEVDQLFHEKELNLTKQILTSAPTDFQLVFYSATADRVTEEAQKLAEQLTIIDVTDEDHSAGTVNHYYMNLSPRKKSAYLRSLSYTSDFRGMVFFNQVADLGVVEEKLIYEGLPVVSLASDQNKALRKLAIDQFAGKKAVMLLTTDIAARGLDFEAVPYVVNTDVPLSEESYIHRSGRVGRMGASGTVITFVNDATKRDYQRILKKIGLTTQEIFLYEGALHLTRKEKNVTEEKPTPNERPKKALVEQRKEKPKEKSKKRPKNSKNKGARRKPSPEKK; the protein is encoded by the coding sequence ATGACATTTATCCAGAATACACCAGAAGCTTGGCAAGAACATTGGCAAGCTTCTGGTTTTAGCGAGCCGTCGATCATTCAAGAAAGAAGCTTTGAGCCGCTAAAAGAAAAGCAAAATGTGTTAGGCATTTCGCCAACAGGCTCAGGTAAAACATTAGCTTATGTGTTACCGCTCCTTTTAAATGTAGAAAAAGATCAAGGCAGTCAATTATTGATTTTAGCTCCATCTCAGGAATTAGCAATGCAAATCAGCCAAGTCGCACGTGATTGGGCCTCCTTGCTCCAATTGAAAACACAACTGCTGATCGGTGGTGCCAACGTCAGCCGACAAGTTGAAAAACTAAAAAAGAAACCAGAAATTTTGGTAGGAACACCAGGCCGAGTGCTGGAGCTGATCAAAGCTAAAAAAATCAAAAGCCATTTACTACAAACAATCGTAATGGATGAGGTCGATCAGCTTTTTCATGAAAAAGAATTGAATTTGACTAAACAGATTTTGACGAGTGCACCGACTGATTTTCAGCTTGTCTTTTATTCTGCGACAGCGGATCGAGTAACTGAAGAAGCACAGAAACTAGCAGAGCAGCTGACGATCATCGATGTGACGGACGAAGATCATTCTGCTGGAACAGTCAATCATTATTACATGAACCTATCTCCGCGAAAGAAAAGTGCATATTTGAGAAGTTTGTCTTATACATCAGATTTTCGTGGTATGGTCTTCTTTAATCAAGTGGCCGATTTAGGCGTTGTAGAAGAAAAATTGATCTATGAAGGGCTACCTGTTGTTAGTTTAGCTTCTGATCAAAATAAAGCCTTACGCAAATTAGCGATCGACCAGTTTGCAGGTAAAAAAGCGGTCATGCTTTTAACCACAGATATTGCTGCCAGAGGGTTAGACTTTGAAGCAGTACCGTATGTTGTTAACACCGATGTTCCCTTATCTGAGGAAAGTTATATTCACAGATCTGGTCGCGTAGGAAGAATGGGTGCATCTGGCACAGTCATTACATTCGTCAATGATGCAACGAAGAGAGATTATCAACGGATATTGAAGAAAATTGGTTTGACAACACAAGAAATTTTCCTCTATGAAGGTGCCTTACACCTGACTAGAAAAGAAAAAAATGTGACTGAAGAAAAACCAACGCCTAATGAACGCCCTAAAAAAGCGCTGGTCGAACAACGAAAAGAAAAACCGAAAGAAAAATCAAAAAAAAGACCTAAAAATTCTAAGAATAAAGGGGCTAGACGTAAACCTTCCCCAGAGAAAAAATAG
- the sfsA gene encoding DNA/RNA nuclease SfsA — MTYPNVHLAHFIDRPNRFIATCRIQATGEIVTVHVKNTGRCKELFYPEVEVALSYQPSPKRKTAYDLIAVKKKEAWFNIDSQVPNALASQAILDGTIILPELKGKIISVKREKRFAHSQFDILIETDTGNQAFVEVKGMTLENQEIGAFPDAPTLRGLKHVTELIEAHKEGYQSYVLFIVQFEKVQEATIHTAMQPALAEMILLGQTQGLSVIAYNCRVTPDTIAVAHQVPFDVTKKFEDPNSER, encoded by the coding sequence ATTACATATCCTAACGTGCATCTAGCACATTTTATTGACAGACCAAACCGCTTCATTGCAACTTGCAGAATACAGGCGACAGGGGAGATAGTCACTGTTCATGTCAAGAATACAGGTCGCTGTAAAGAGTTGTTTTATCCAGAGGTGGAAGTTGCCTTGTCTTATCAGCCATCTCCTAAAAGAAAAACAGCCTATGATCTGATTGCAGTCAAGAAAAAAGAGGCATGGTTTAATATCGATAGTCAGGTTCCTAACGCTTTAGCAAGCCAGGCGATTCTAGATGGAACGATTATTTTGCCTGAGCTTAAAGGAAAGATCATTTCTGTCAAGCGAGAAAAACGCTTCGCTCATTCACAGTTTGATATATTAATAGAGACAGATACAGGCAATCAAGCATTTGTCGAGGTCAAAGGAATGACGTTAGAAAATCAAGAAATCGGTGCTTTTCCTGATGCACCAACGCTTCGCGGCTTAAAGCACGTGACGGAGCTGATCGAGGCACACAAAGAAGGCTATCAAAGCTATGTTTTGTTTATCGTTCAGTTTGAAAAAGTTCAAGAAGCAACGATCCATACAGCGATGCAGCCGGCATTAGCAGAAATGATTTTATTAGGGCAAACACAAGGTCTAAGCGTCATTGCTTACAATTGTCGTGTTACTCCTGATACAATAGCAGTAGCGCATCAAGTTCCATTTGATGTAACGAAAAAGTTTGAAGATCCAAATTCAGAAAGGTGA